Proteins co-encoded in one Flavivirga eckloniae genomic window:
- a CDS encoding right-handed parallel beta-helix repeat-containing protein produces MSDFIKILSLSIFILLFQSISSQSFINDLATLQNYSGNDFVHLNGYFEEGDCGSGHFVLKETNLQANGGTIFNSPNPNKKWCRVYEGAVNSKWFKSDNIISDRKAISNAIRFAEENKTVYIPAGNYDLKDEFIEINKPLNITGDKDLTLLLVQDFHMENATVVKTFQSVFKVRNSDVSISNLKIKGDRISGISIETPKDSSITKNISVSNVTFEGVENLNHCIHLYTCSSIKITDCRFMNTEYQIIQQWYHSSNDVLVNNCISDNCDNDFIELNSETGAPSKNWVITNNNVRNVGITLADTTRTESRFIGVTNTDGIVIANNVIENIGGDSVFHFEKHTGKVIISNNIIRNPHGKFGRLIFNVGSDSVPTSKRNINFTNNYIEITDNRYVDDADMLIYSSDIDSTKITLRDNTFINDSPDNNLNVLVKAYSKTLWKIVGNEFENFNSAVKIGQDAGHTIINENLFLNVENAIETTNLANSKTSVSINNNSFENVNHVLKNDYGITVQKFASNTIKNSTLNYNNDFAGVFEDNIFIDSNNNISRNSITNYKNIQIEDVVNGVPTTIFEIPDKNYSILCWVEISNGSANRVKDLIKFSRHYMLSNPETYGEFYEVLSHYETGNWPLPNYEVNEIGLNATITGSDGNNFKTKVSIISVEN; encoded by the coding sequence ATGAGTGATTTTATTAAAATTTTAAGCTTATCGATATTTATTTTATTATTCCAGTCAATTTCTTCTCAGTCTTTTATTAATGATTTAGCGACGCTTCAAAATTACAGCGGTAACGATTTTGTACATCTGAATGGGTACTTTGAAGAAGGGGATTGTGGTAGTGGACATTTTGTTCTTAAGGAAACAAATCTGCAAGCAAATGGAGGGACTATTTTTAATTCTCCTAATCCAAACAAAAAATGGTGCCGTGTTTACGAAGGAGCCGTTAATTCTAAATGGTTTAAATCTGACAATATTATTTCAGATAGAAAAGCAATAAGCAACGCAATCAGATTCGCCGAAGAGAATAAGACAGTTTATATTCCTGCTGGAAATTACGATTTAAAAGATGAATTTATTGAAATTAATAAACCGTTAAATATAACAGGAGATAAAGATCTAACCCTTTTATTGGTGCAAGATTTCCATATGGAAAATGCAACGGTTGTAAAGACTTTTCAAAGCGTATTTAAAGTAAGGAACTCGGATGTTTCCATTTCAAATTTAAAGATCAAAGGAGATAGGATTTCTGGTATCTCAATTGAGACCCCTAAAGATTCTTCAATAACAAAAAATATAAGTGTTTCAAATGTCACTTTTGAAGGAGTAGAAAATTTGAATCATTGTATTCATTTATATACTTGTTCTTCAATAAAAATAACAGATTGTAGGTTTATGAATACTGAATATCAAATTATTCAACAATGGTATCATAGCTCTAATGATGTTTTAGTAAATAATTGTATTTCAGATAATTGTGATAATGACTTTATCGAATTAAATAGCGAAACAGGTGCACCATCAAAAAATTGGGTAATAACCAACAATAATGTAAGGAATGTAGGGATAACTTTAGCCGATACAACCCGTACTGAATCTCGGTTTATAGGTGTAACTAATACTGATGGGATTGTAATTGCAAATAATGTAATTGAAAATATTGGAGGAGATTCTGTTTTTCATTTTGAAAAACACACAGGTAAAGTGATAATTTCCAACAACATTATAAGAAATCCTCATGGAAAGTTTGGAAGGTTGATTTTTAACGTAGGCTCAGATAGTGTGCCAACTTCTAAAAGAAATATAAACTTTACAAATAATTATATTGAAATTACAGATAATCGTTATGTAGATGATGCAGATATGTTAATTTACTCAAGTGACATTGACTCAACAAAGATTACATTGCGAGATAATACTTTCATCAATGACTCCCCAGATAACAATTTAAATGTATTAGTAAAGGCATATAGTAAAACGTTATGGAAAATCGTTGGTAATGAATTCGAGAATTTCAATTCGGCTGTTAAAATAGGTCAAGATGCAGGGCATACAATAATAAACGAAAACTTATTTTTAAATGTAGAAAATGCTATAGAAACTACTAATCTGGCTAACTCAAAGACATCGGTTTCAATTAATAATAATTCTTTTGAAAATGTTAATCATGTATTAAAAAACGACTATGGTATAACGGTTCAAAAATTCGCATCAAATACTATTAAAAATTCTACTTTAAATTATAATAACGATTTTGCGGGAGTTTTTGAGGACAACATTTTCATTGATAGTAATAATAACATTTCTCGAAATTCTATAACTAATTATAAGAATATACAAATAGAAGATGTGGTTAATGGTGTTCCAACAACTATTTTTGAAATACCAGATAAAAATTATTCTATTCTATGTTGGGTAGAAATTTCCAATGGATCTGCAAATAGAGTTAAAGATTTAATAAAATTTAGCAGACATTATATGCTTTCCAATCCAGAAACTTATGGTGAGTTTTATGAAGTTTTATCCCATTATGAAACTGGAAATTGGCCTTTGCCTAATTATGAAGTAAATGAAATTGGCCTAAACGCAACAATAACAGGTTCTGATGGTAATAATTTTAAAACTAAGGTAAGTATAATTAGTGTTGAAAATTGA
- a CDS encoding carboxypeptidase-like regulatory domain-containing protein, which yields MKKSILLIIFFLTGFYIQSQTITAKLISKSQGTSIPYATIKTGKYSGVISNEEGYFSLNSENLQNKTITISCIGYQSKTLTLETIRALDFVVSLDEAINQLNEVYISNKKPNADSIIARAKMKLSENYDITLNSHNIFYRATYYGDFKKLDFEIEKASHVKSKNLKKVNSSLDSLSKHIISSNAIQFSDFKGALLSLDDDSTKLVVNKATKLIDSKNDFSIDAVQETIQNLILKYLDTTKTYKLKSGLFKIEDSLSLRKEDYKDMEKKEYKVPDLKKSTSTLLHNAMFVGDSFLKDILDSRLYDYTFEDMGYNNGELTYVISYEPRKGKAKYTGKLFISNDNFAITKVDYKYYKSRYGKKVNLKLVLGVKFIENVSEGTYIYEKNSDNTYQPKYIKSISGAYFYVNRDLKMIENSRNRFKVGSNFKIEGDNRKKEEILFTNISDITREDYTSIKQEKVVPYKQLKTFEKTTWQNEAILEPLEEMKRFGSGE from the coding sequence ATGAAAAAGTCAATCCTACTAATCATATTTTTTCTTACTGGTTTTTATATCCAGTCTCAAACCATTACAGCTAAACTAATCAGTAAAAGCCAAGGCACATCGATACCTTATGCAACCATTAAAACGGGCAAGTATAGCGGTGTTATTTCTAACGAAGAAGGCTATTTTAGTTTAAATTCAGAAAACCTTCAAAATAAAACCATTACGATTTCCTGTATAGGCTATCAAAGCAAAACGCTAACTCTAGAAACGATTAGAGCCCTCGACTTTGTAGTTTCTTTAGATGAAGCCATCAATCAACTTAATGAAGTATATATAAGCAACAAAAAACCCAATGCCGATTCCATTATCGCGAGGGCTAAAATGAAGCTTAGCGAGAATTACGATATCACCCTAAATTCACATAACATATTCTACAGAGCTACGTATTATGGCGACTTTAAAAAGCTGGATTTTGAAATTGAAAAAGCCTCGCACGTCAAATCGAAAAACCTGAAAAAGGTGAACTCCAGTTTGGATTCCCTCTCCAAACACATTATCTCGAGCAACGCTATTCAGTTTTCAGACTTTAAAGGAGCACTATTGAGTTTAGATGACGACAGCACCAAATTGGTCGTTAATAAAGCCACCAAGCTTATAGATAGTAAAAACGATTTTTCTATTGATGCCGTACAAGAGACCATACAAAACCTCATCCTAAAATATCTGGATACCACCAAAACGTATAAGCTAAAATCCGGGCTATTTAAAATTGAGGACTCTTTATCTTTAAGAAAAGAAGACTATAAAGACATGGAGAAAAAGGAGTACAAAGTGCCCGACCTAAAAAAGTCGACAAGCACATTATTACATAACGCTATGTTTGTGGGCGACTCCTTTTTAAAAGACATTTTAGATTCCAGATTATACGATTACACATTCGAGGATATGGGTTATAACAACGGGGAACTTACCTATGTTATAAGCTACGAACCAAGAAAAGGAAAAGCAAAGTATACGGGGAAACTTTTTATATCTAATGACAATTTTGCGATTACCAAAGTAGATTACAAATATTACAAATCGCGTTACGGGAAAAAAGTCAACCTAAAACTTGTGCTTGGAGTTAAGTTTATAGAAAATGTTAGTGAAGGCACGTATATCTACGAAAAAAACAGCGACAATACATACCAACCCAAATATATTAAAAGCATATCAGGCGCTTACTTTTATGTAAACAGGGATTTAAAAATGATCGAAAATAGCAGAAATAGATTCAAGGTTGGATCGAATTTTAAAATTGAAGGCGATAACCGCAAAAAAGAAGAAATACTTTTTACCAATATAAGCGATATTACCCGAGAAGATTATACTTCCATTAAACAGGAAAAAGTAGTTCCCTACAAACAACTCAAGACTTTTGAAAAAACAACGTGGCAAAATGAAGCTATTTTGGAGCCTTTGGAGGAGATGAAGCGGTTTGGGAGTGGGGAATAG
- a CDS encoding NAD(P)-dependent oxidoreductase has product MKVVIFGSTGTVGKHLIEQSLEKGHEVLAFCRQAEKLEMFKNSNLKIQEGDVFNPEDVSAAVQDQDVVIVALGSGKSRKSVVRSQGTKNIITAMKNNGVNRLICQSTLGTYESNENLNFFWKYIMFGWYLKQIFLDHELQERYVQNSGLDWTIVRPGAFTDGEKTELYRHGFGANAKSLKLKISRADVADFVLKQVTDTNYLHKTPGLSY; this is encoded by the coding sequence ATGAAAGTAGTTATATTTGGTTCCACAGGAACCGTAGGGAAACATCTTATTGAGCAATCTTTAGAAAAAGGGCATGAGGTTTTGGCTTTTTGTAGACAAGCAGAAAAGTTAGAGATGTTTAAAAACTCGAATTTAAAAATACAGGAAGGCGATGTGTTTAATCCGGAAGACGTTTCTGCTGCAGTACAAGATCAGGATGTTGTTATTGTGGCTTTGGGATCAGGAAAAAGTCGAAAAAGTGTGGTTAGATCTCAGGGAACAAAAAACATCATTACAGCCATGAAAAATAATGGGGTTAACCGATTAATCTGCCAAAGCACCTTAGGGACTTACGAGAGCAACGAAAACCTGAATTTCTTTTGGAAGTATATTATGTTCGGTTGGTATTTAAAGCAAATCTTTTTAGATCATGAATTACAAGAACGTTATGTACAAAACAGTGGTTTAGATTGGACCATTGTAAGACCGGGTGCATTTACTGATGGTGAAAAAACAGAACTTTACAGACATGGTTTTGGTGCTAACGCAAAATCGTTAAAGCTTAAAATTTCGAGAGCAGATGTAGCAGATTTTGTTTTAAAACAGGTTACAGATACTAACTATTTGCATAAAACACCGGGATTGTCGTATTAG
- a CDS encoding class I SAM-dependent methyltransferase produces MSKEFKNNTIRGPINAWVFRVLSGYMDRLFGKSKRKLFKNHPEMVVEIGPGAGANMRYLKVGTRLIAIEPNIHMHANLKKTAIKYGIHLEIKEIVGESIDLPDNSCDFVVSTLVLCTVDDPEACMHQIKRILKPSGVFVFIEHVKARENSMLAFIQNLIHKPWHWFFEGCHTNRNTRQLLESVGFSRLELETYNSYSPFIPIIPQVRGRAIK; encoded by the coding sequence ATGAGCAAAGAGTTTAAAAATAATACCATTCGAGGACCAATAAACGCCTGGGTTTTTAGAGTGCTGTCGGGATATATGGACAGGCTTTTTGGAAAATCAAAACGAAAGCTTTTTAAAAACCATCCCGAAATGGTTGTTGAAATAGGCCCCGGAGCTGGTGCCAATATGCGTTATTTAAAAGTAGGTACTAGACTAATAGCTATTGAACCAAACATTCATATGCACGCTAATTTAAAAAAGACCGCTATTAAATATGGTATTCATTTAGAAATAAAAGAAATTGTTGGAGAATCTATTGATTTACCCGATAATTCCTGCGATTTTGTAGTGTCTACTTTGGTGCTATGTACGGTAGATGATCCTGAGGCATGCATGCATCAAATTAAACGAATCTTGAAACCATCTGGTGTTTTTGTATTTATCGAACATGTAAAAGCCAGAGAAAATTCTATGTTGGCATTTATCCAGAATTTGATTCATAAACCATGGCACTGGTTTTTTGAAGGGTGCCATACCAATAGAAATACAAGGCAATTATTAGAATCTGTTGGTTTTAGCAGGTTAGAGTTAGAAACTTATAATTCATATTCGCCATTTATTCCTATTATCCCTCAAGTTCGGGGGAGAGCTATTAAGTAA
- a CDS encoding sterol desaturase family protein, whose product MNLQTIIAQLPSPIEILLDPVSLIVYAIFGGLFIWESLFPARELPKIKFWKLRGLLFFIAFLLLTTYIPLLWDDFFARFQLFDLSHLSLTSQTILGVFLFELVQYGWHISMHKSNFLFRTSHQIHHSSERLDVPSTFIFSINDMIGISLVGSISFAVIMGLSPEAITAVILSTTFFGVFQHANIHTPRWIGYIIQRPESHTLHHAKGIHKYNYTDLPIIDMLFGTFKNPQNHEHETGYYLGASNKVLDMLMFRDVSKQKNK is encoded by the coding sequence ATGAATTTACAAACTATTATTGCTCAATTACCATCTCCGATTGAAATTTTACTCGACCCTGTTTCACTAATCGTTTATGCCATTTTTGGAGGCTTATTTATTTGGGAATCTTTATTTCCAGCCAGAGAATTACCCAAAATAAAATTTTGGAAACTAAGAGGATTACTTTTCTTTATTGCCTTTTTATTATTAACGACATACATTCCACTATTGTGGGACGATTTTTTTGCCAGATTTCAATTATTCGATCTAAGCCACTTAAGCTTAACATCGCAAACAATTTTGGGCGTATTCTTATTCGAACTTGTACAATATGGTTGGCATATTAGTATGCACAAGTCGAATTTTCTATTTAGAACATCCCATCAAATTCATCACAGCTCAGAACGTTTAGATGTTCCTAGTACGTTTATCTTTAGTATCAATGATATGATTGGTATATCGCTAGTTGGCTCTATTAGTTTTGCTGTTATTATGGGATTATCTCCAGAGGCTATTACTGCGGTTATTTTATCTACGACTTTTTTCGGAGTCTTTCAACATGCTAATATACATACGCCAAGGTGGATAGGGTATATAATTCAACGACCAGAAAGTCACACATTGCATCATGCTAAAGGCATTCATAAGTATAATTATACCGATTTACCTATTATAGATATGCTGTTTGGCACGTTTAAAAACCCTCAAAACCATGAACACGAAACAGGATATTATTTAGGGGCTTCAAATAAAGTGTTGGATATGCTCATGTTTAGAGATGTTAGTAAACAAAAGAATAAATAG
- a CDS encoding TonB-dependent receptor — protein sequence MKHTLTWMLSLFSMFFSFAQLNVTGTISDTSGTPIAGVNVLEKGTTNGVVSGFDGKFTISVNGNSILVFSYIGYNSKEVPVNNQSIINVTLDDGVDLDEVILVGSRSLRRTATDTPVPVDVLDVSSIASTSGKVEVNEILQYAAPSFNASKQSGSDGADHIVPASLRGLGPDQTLVLINGKRRHQSSLVNVFGTRGRGNSGTDLNAIPSNAIKRIEVLRDGASAQYGSDAIAGVINIVLRDNTDGFSGGITYGAYSTAIGDGWEAETGETLSNVEGKNRLDGDDKSWDGETIKIDANYGVSLNDKGGFINFTTELLSRQNTLRPGFSWRKGYGSAGIEGFNFMINAALPINDNTEAYAFGGRNFRDTNAYAFSRSAFVDDPDDGELRTVPSLYPDGFTPRITSLITDVSVSAGVKHKMNNGWVLDFNNTFGKNNFHYYIKGSNNASMRESSPTDFDAGGHYLSQNTTGIDFSKYFENIASGMNLAFGMEFRTENFGIFAGEVPSYGLYDVNGVVITNPATQSVATSPLGNELPGGSQGFPGYSPDNEVDRSRTNYGVYLDSELNVSESFMLGGAVRFENYSDFGTTFNGKLASRLKINDDLSLRGSVSTGFRAPSLAQLYYNLIFNNIVAGTSVPSLLSANNSTVTKAFGIGQLNEEKAFNASVGFTYKKRGFTATVDAYSISVDDRIILTDNFTDQTILGPLNVDAAQFFANGVDTRTTGLDIVLGYETNIGEHGKARIGVIGNINDLEIKRINNGNLNEFTFFGPFSQAYLEAAAPDYKFGLNLGYTCKKFDAAVSLTQFSEVTLQDFQWVDSPATTQAEADALFPVATDVYKAAMVVDLSLGYQLTEKIKFSIGANNLFNKYPTPQFDGWTDQGGLADSVQMGSDGTYVFGRLNFRL from the coding sequence ATGAAACACACTTTAACATGGATGCTAAGCCTATTTAGCATGTTTTTTTCGTTCGCCCAACTAAATGTTACTGGTACTATTTCCGACACTTCCGGAACACCAATTGCAGGTGTGAATGTGCTGGAAAAAGGAACAACAAATGGCGTTGTTTCTGGTTTTGATGGAAAATTCACCATTTCTGTCAATGGAAATTCAATTTTAGTTTTTAGCTACATAGGTTATAATTCTAAAGAAGTCCCCGTTAACAATCAATCCATCATCAATGTTACGCTAGATGACGGTGTAGATCTTGATGAAGTTATTTTAGTCGGTTCCCGTAGTCTAAGACGAACCGCAACAGACACTCCCGTTCCTGTAGACGTCCTAGACGTTTCAAGTATTGCTTCAACCAGCGGTAAAGTTGAAGTTAATGAGATTTTACAATACGCCGCGCCTTCATTTAATGCCAGTAAACAATCAGGCTCAGATGGTGCCGACCATATCGTACCGGCTTCCTTGCGTGGTTTAGGTCCCGATCAAACCCTAGTCTTAATAAACGGAAAACGAAGACACCAATCGTCTTTGGTAAATGTTTTTGGAACCAGAGGTCGTGGAAATTCCGGAACCGACCTTAATGCCATTCCTTCGAATGCTATTAAAAGAATAGAAGTTTTAAGAGATGGTGCTTCTGCACAATATGGATCGGATGCCATTGCTGGTGTTATCAATATCGTTTTAAGAGATAATACCGATGGTTTTTCTGGAGGTATTACCTACGGTGCTTACAGTACTGCTATTGGCGATGGTTGGGAAGCCGAGACTGGCGAAACCTTAAGTAATGTTGAGGGTAAAAACCGATTAGATGGTGATGACAAAAGCTGGGATGGTGAAACCATTAAAATCGATGCCAATTACGGCGTTTCGTTAAACGACAAAGGCGGTTTTATAAATTTCACAACCGAGTTATTATCAAGACAAAATACCTTAAGACCCGGTTTTTCATGGAGAAAAGGTTATGGTAGTGCCGGAATTGAAGGTTTTAACTTTATGATTAATGCCGCTTTACCTATAAATGATAATACCGAAGCGTATGCTTTTGGAGGTAGAAATTTTAGAGACACCAATGCCTATGCATTCTCTCGTAGTGCATTTGTTGATGATCCTGACGATGGTGAACTGCGAACTGTTCCAAGTTTGTATCCAGATGGTTTTACACCAAGAATCACCTCGTTAATAACAGATGTATCGGTTTCTGCCGGAGTAAAGCATAAAATGAACAATGGTTGGGTATTAGACTTCAACAATACCTTTGGAAAAAACAATTTCCATTATTATATCAAAGGAAGTAACAATGCTTCTATGAGAGAGTCTTCTCCCACCGATTTTGATGCTGGCGGACATTACTTATCTCAAAATACCACAGGCATAGACTTCAGTAAATATTTTGAAAATATTGCTTCAGGAATGAACCTTGCTTTTGGTATGGAGTTTAGAACAGAAAACTTCGGGATTTTTGCTGGTGAAGTTCCCTCATACGGTCTTTATGATGTAAATGGTGTTGTAATAACCAATCCGGCCACTCAGAGTGTTGCTACATCTCCTTTAGGAAACGAATTGCCTGGAGGCTCACAAGGGTTTCCCGGATACAGTCCAGATAACGAAGTAGATAGAAGCAGAACCAATTATGGTGTTTATCTGGATTCTGAACTCAATGTTAGTGAATCTTTTATGTTAGGCGGAGCTGTTAGATTTGAAAATTACAGCGATTTTGGAACCACCTTTAACGGAAAGCTTGCTAGTAGATTAAAAATTAACGACGATCTTTCGTTAAGAGGGTCTGTATCCACTGGCTTTAGAGCCCCTTCCCTAGCGCAATTATACTATAACCTGATCTTTAACAATATTGTAGCTGGCACATCGGTTCCTTCGTTATTATCTGCCAATAACAGTACCGTTACAAAAGCCTTTGGCATTGGTCAATTAAATGAAGAAAAAGCTTTTAATGCCAGTGTTGGGTTTACCTATAAAAAGCGAGGTTTTACAGCCACCGTAGATGCTTACTCTATTTCTGTTGATGATAGGATTATCTTAACCGATAACTTTACAGATCAAACCATTTTAGGGCCTTTAAATGTTGATGCTGCGCAATTTTTTGCCAATGGTGTAGATACCAGAACCACCGGTTTGGATATTGTTTTAGGTTACGAAACTAATATTGGTGAACATGGCAAAGCTAGAATTGGAGTGATAGGTAATATCAATGATTTGGAAATTAAACGTATAAACAATGGTAACTTAAATGAGTTTACCTTCTTTGGACCATTTTCACAAGCTTATCTGGAAGCAGCTGCTCCAGATTATAAGTTTGGGCTCAATTTGGGATATACTTGTAAAAAGTTTGATGCGGCAGTGTCATTAACACAATTTAGCGAAGTTACCCTTCAGGACTTTCAATGGGTAGATTCACCTGCGACAACTCAGGCAGAAGCAGATGCCCTTTTTCCAGTAGCAACTGATGTTTACAAAGCCGCTATGGTTGTTGATCTTAGTTTAGGCTATCAACTTACCGAAAAAATTAAATTCAGTATAGGAGCCAACAACTTGTTTAATAAATACCCGACACCTCAGTTTGATGGTTGGACAGACCAGGGCGGTTTAGCCGATTCTGTTCAAATGGGTTCCGACGGTACTTATGTTTTTGGCAGACTTAATTTTAGGTTGTAA
- a CDS encoding nuclear transport factor 2 family protein has translation MSDQIKNQAEQTFKNHLSCLTEGRITDWINLFAENAVMEVPYSPKAFPNRIEGREGLYEYMKDIPKLFKIEYKNIHFHPTAEPNLVIVEFECTGKVLTTNKPYDQKYISVITLNNDGKIVKYVDYWNPVVALEALGMG, from the coding sequence ATGAGCGACCAAATTAAAAACCAGGCTGAACAAACTTTTAAAAATCATTTATCTTGCCTTACCGAAGGTAGAATTACCGATTGGATCAACTTATTTGCAGAAAACGCTGTTATGGAAGTACCCTATAGTCCTAAAGCATTTCCTAATAGAATAGAAGGTCGGGAAGGTCTATATGAATATATGAAAGATATCCCCAAGCTTTTTAAAATAGAATATAAAAATATACACTTCCATCCAACAGCTGAACCTAATTTAGTTATCGTAGAGTTTGAGTGTACCGGAAAAGTATTGACTACAAATAAACCTTATGATCAAAAGTATATATCGGTTATTACCTTAAATAATGATGGTAAAATTGTTAAGTATGTAGATTATTGGAATCCTGTTGTGGCTTTGGAGGCTTTGGGGATGGGGTGA
- a CDS encoding M43 family zinc metalloprotease encodes MKIIKHILLRKLIMIITMSLLLLSSCSKDNDPEISNPKEGIFYLPVVVHIIHNGKQIGEGSNLSIERIERQIEILNEDYRKKEGTRGYNNHPDGGDAKIEFVLAKRDPEGNPFNGINRIDSTKVTVPPLGYNQNHYAQYAYWDPKDYINIWTTPLPESFECQALGLATLPETGLPGREHSSFPQPGDAEGILINWMHFGESDIACYARFGRTLTHEMGHYLGVLHTWGFGDCENNDYCNDTPAVDKPVYNKVFMACEGEPAMINNYMTWAHDKTMNMFTNDQIARMHYVLKHHKGRKALLSSHALKP; translated from the coding sequence ATGAAAATTATTAAACATATTCTTTTACGAAAATTAATCATGATAATAACAATGAGTTTATTATTGTTAAGCTCATGTTCAAAAGATAACGATCCAGAGATTTCTAATCCGAAAGAGGGTATATTTTATTTACCAGTAGTGGTTCATATTATACATAACGGTAAGCAAATTGGAGAAGGCTCCAATCTTTCCATTGAGCGTATTGAAAGGCAAATTGAAATATTAAACGAGGATTATCGCAAAAAAGAAGGTACTAGAGGGTATAATAATCACCCAGATGGAGGAGATGCTAAAATTGAGTTTGTTTTAGCAAAGCGAGATCCAGAAGGAAATCCTTTTAACGGTATCAATAGAATAGATTCAACTAAAGTAACCGTACCTCCGTTGGGATATAATCAAAATCATTATGCGCAATATGCGTATTGGGATCCTAAAGATTATATTAATATTTGGACGACACCCTTACCGGAATCTTTCGAATGTCAGGCATTGGGGTTAGCTACACTACCAGAAACAGGTTTACCAGGACGAGAACATTCATCATTCCCACAACCAGGAGATGCAGAAGGTATTTTAATTAATTGGATGCATTTTGGAGAATCGGATATTGCATGCTATGCACGCTTTGGAAGAACTTTAACCCATGAAATGGGCCATTATTTGGGCGTATTGCATACTTGGGGATTTGGAGATTGTGAGAATAATGACTATTGCAATGATACCCCGGCCGTTGATAAACCTGTTTACAATAAAGTTTTTATGGCATGTGAAGGAGAACCTGCAATGATTAACAATTATATGACTTGGGCTCATGATAAAACCATGAACATGTTTACAAACGATCAGATTGCTAGAATGCACTATGTTTTAAAACATCATAAGGGGCGCAAGGCCTTATTATCAAGTCATGCACTTAAGCCTTGA
- a CDS encoding helix-turn-helix domain-containing protein, with protein MKEVAFIIDQDLAPYVNCIYTDENFDTNGHTNIPLYADGYPGIMFQQTTNGFYLLPRNKKLSELFLFGQTLDPVSLDVKGSYKFVVVQLYPFASKYLLGIDPKVLNDDCYDLLQIEYLDVETYRQSLIQASSLGDQVQLISELMRELIRTHKVSENDRIEKAISIIIENNGQIRIKELLDTIYMTERTFERHFMAYIGLTPKQFSKIIQFQSSINKLTQSTYNSLLDIGYDSGFSDQSHFIRTFKSYTGQTPSYYLNQLSNR; from the coding sequence TTGAAAGAAGTCGCTTTTATAATAGATCAGGATTTAGCGCCCTATGTGAATTGCATTTATACGGATGAAAATTTCGATACTAACGGACATACTAATATCCCTTTGTATGCCGATGGGTATCCCGGAATTATGTTCCAGCAAACAACAAATGGTTTCTACCTACTCCCCAGAAACAAAAAACTATCAGAGCTTTTTCTTTTTGGACAAACGTTAGATCCGGTTTCTTTAGATGTTAAGGGATCTTACAAGTTTGTGGTGGTGCAGTTGTATCCCTTTGCTTCTAAATATTTGTTAGGTATCGATCCTAAGGTTTTAAATGATGATTGTTACGATTTATTACAAATAGAATATCTGGACGTTGAGACGTACAGACAATCGTTAATACAGGCTAGTAGTTTGGGGGATCAGGTACAGCTTATTTCAGAATTAATGCGTGAGTTAATTAGAACCCATAAGGTTTCGGAAAACGATAGAATTGAAAAAGCCATTTCCATAATAATTGAAAACAACGGACAGATTAGAATTAAAGAGTTATTAGACACCATTTATATGACGGAACGTACTTTCGAACGTCATTTTATGGCTTATATAGGATTAACACCCAAGCAGTTTTCTAAAATTATTCAATTTCAAAGTTCCATAAATAAACTTACACAATCTACTTATAATTCACTATTGGATATTGGTTACGATAGTGGTTTTTCTGATCAATCCCATTTTATAAGAACATTTAAAAGTTATACGGGTCAAACACCTTCCTATTACCTCAATCAATTATCCAATCGATGA